From the genome of Azospirillum baldaniorum:
TTGTGGCCGATGACCTCCGCCGCCGTCCAGCCGAACAGCCGCTCGCAGGCCGGGTTGAAGGTCTGGATGCGCCCTTCGGCGTCGATGATGACGACTCCGTCCGGCACCGTGTCCAGCATGGCCTGAAAGCGCAGCATGAGGTCCGGATTTCCCGTCCCGATATCGTCCGCCATCCCCGTCCCCAACGTCTCTTGTCCCTCGAACCGTTCTTGGCCCAAGAGTAGTTGAGTTGATTTCTCGGTCAACGGGGATTGGGGGTTGCGGGCGGGAAGATCGCTCCCCGCCCGTGCCGGACCAGTGAATCACGCCGCCTGCTGGCCCTCCAGCGTGACCGCCCGGTCGTGCTGAAGCTGGGCCGACACCTCCTCGGCGAGGCGGAAGGCCAGCGCCACGAGATTGATGGTCGGGTGGTCGCAACCCATGCTGGGGAAGACCGAGCTGCCGCCGATGTAGAGATTGTGCATCCCGTGCACCTTGCAGCGCGCGTCGACCACACCCTGCTTCGGATCGTCGTGCATGCGGGTGGTGCCCATATGGTGCCAGCACCAGGAGATGCGCTCCGCCCAGGCGCGCTCGGCGGCCTCCTGCGGGTCGGGCTCGGTTACCGTAATCAGGCCGTTGCGGGTCAGCTCCGTCCGCACCAGCTCGTTGGTGCGCAGGAAGTTGTCGCGGTCCTGCTCGGTCAGGCGCCACACCGTGTCGGCCCGGTTGAGGCCCAGCGCGTCGCGCTCCGTCGCCAGGGTCACGCGGCTGTCGGGGTTGGGCACCGGCTCGACGATGGTTTCCAGCAGGAAGCTGCGCGTCACCCAGGCCGGATTCACCACATTGTCGAACATCGCATAGGCGAGATTCGGCAGATGCAGCGCGATCTGCGGCACCGCCTCGCGCAGCAGGGCGCGCAGGTCGCCCTCGGCGTGGCCGAACTTGCGGCGGTCGGACATCAGCATGCGCAGGTCGTGCAGCGCCCGCACTCCGGCGGTCGCCTCGCCGTGATACTGCGCCACCAGATAGCTGCGCGAGTTCATCAGCCCCAGCCGGCGCTGCGTCTCCACCGTCGGCGACAGGGAGGCGGAGACGGGGAGGTGCTTGGCGTTCAGCCGGCGGCGCGACAGGGTCAGCGTCATGTCGTAGAGGCGGCGGTGCCGCGCCTGATCGGTCAGGCGGACGGAGCCGGCCTTGATGCGCGGGTGGTCGGTGAAGTAGCGGCCGACCAGATCGTGGCCGTTGCCCAACCCGGCGCTCTGTACCCTGTTGGACAGCAGCAGCAGGCGGGCGTTCTCGATGCCGCCGCAGCACAGGACGAACTGCCGCGCGGTGACCGTGAAGCGGGCGCCGCTGAGCGCGGCACAGCGCACCCGCTCGACCACCGTGGCGGTGTCGTTGGTCTCGAACTCGGTGACGTTGGCGTTCAGGTAGCAGGCGATGTTCGCGGCCTGGACGATCTCGTCGACGGAGGTCACGCCGACGCGCGGCTGGTCGCTGATCTGGGCGATGCGGTTCTCCAGCGCGCCGCCCTCGACCGGCAGGAACTCGATCCCGTCCGGCGCCAGGGTCTTCTCCCAATGGCCGTTGTCGTAGATGCGCGACGGCAGGTTCAGGTGGCTGTGGGCGCGGGCGTAATAGGGGGCCAGCATCTCCGGCCCGAAGGGCCAGCCGCTGTTCGGCACCCAGGGCCGCGCCTCCATGTCGATCGGCTCGAAGGGCCGGCAGAAGCCGCCCCAGCAGTTGGTGCTGCCGCCGAAATAGCGGCTGCGCGCGGTGGACAGCCGCTCGTAGGGCAGGCCGAGATTCTCGCCGGCGTAGAGCGACTGGGTGTGGCCGTCGGGGTCGAGTCCGCCGCTTTCCAGAAGGACGATCTTCCAGCGCGAACCGGCCAGCGCACGGGCTATGGCGAGCCCGGCGGCGCCGGCGCCGACGATGCAGAGGTCCGCGTCAAGGTTGGTGCCCGAGGACACCGAGCGAGCATCGAGAATCATGCTGCGCCTGCTTTTCTTTGGGGTTGAACGCACGGGACTCAGATAAATCTCAAGTTCCCCATGCCGTTACTGAAATTGCGGGCTAGCCCGTCCAGCGGGTTAGCCCCGGCGCCGCCCCCATCCTCGGCAACTGCGCGGATTTCATCCATTTTTTCAAAGGACTGGCCGCCCCTTCCCCGCACCACTTCCGATGTGCAGTCCGAAGGGGTAGCCCGGCCTTGCCGAGGATTAAAAATCCGGCGGAGTGCCCCCCAACGCTTGGAGCAGCGACACGGCGGCCAGCAGGCGGCTCTGCCGCACCGCCAGGGCGCTTTCCTCGTCCGACAGGGCGGCGGTCTGGGCGGTCAGGACGCTGCTGTAGGGCAGGGTGCCGGCCCGGTACTGGTTCAGGGTCAGCCGCTCCGCCTCGCGTGCCAGCCGCACGGCGTCGTCCTGCACGGCGGCCTGCTGGGCCAGGATGCGCTGGGCGGCAAGCTGGTCTTCGACCTCCTGGAAGGCGGTCAGCACGGTCTGGCGGTACTGCGCCACGCTCTGCTCGAACACGGCGCGGCGCAGCTCCACCTCGGCCGTCCGCGTGCCGCCGTCGAACAGGGTCTGGGCAACCTGCGCCCCGACCGCCCAGATCGCCGTCGGCGCTTGGAGAAGCTGCGGCAGGATCGTCGCGCTGTTGGTGAGGGAGCCGGACAGCACCACGTCGGGATACCAAGCCGACTCCGCGATGCCGATCTGGGCGTTGGCCTGGGCCATCTGCCGCTCCGCCGCCGCGATGTCCGGGCGGCGTTCCAGCAGGGCGGAAGGCACGCCGGGCGGGATCGCCGGGACCGCGGCGGCCAGCGGCGCCGGGGCCAGCGCGAAGGCGGCGGGCGCCTGCCCGACCAGAACCGCGATGGCGTGCTCGAACTGGGCGCGCTGCACCCCCAGCGCCACGAGCTGCGACTCGGTGGAGCGGACCTGCGTTTCGGCGGTGAAGACGTCGGCCAGGGTCGCCGTGCCCACGGCGTGGCGGTTGCGGGCGATCTCCAGCGACTGGCGGTAGGCGGCGATGGCCCGCTCCAGAAGCGCCTTGCGCTCGTCCGCCACGCGGAACTGGACGTAGGCGGTGGCCAGCTGCGCCTGCGCCGACAGGCGGGCGGCGGCGAGGTCGGCGGCGCTGGCCTGGAGGTTGGCGTCGTTGCTTTCCACCGACCGGCGGATGCGGCCCCACAGGTCCGGCGCCCAGCTCGCCCCCAGCCCGGCGTCGTAGGTGGTCACCGGGGTTCCGCCCCGGCTGGCCGCCGTGCCGGAGCTGGCGCCGGAGGTGCTGCGGTTGCCCGACCCGACGCGTCCCGCCCGGTCGGCGCCGCCGCTGATCGACAGGACGGGGAAGAATCCGGAGCGTGCCTGGTCCGACAGCGCCTTCGCCTGCCGGTAGGCGGCCTCCGCCGCCTTCAGGCTCTGGTTGTCGACCTCCACCCGGCGCATCAGCCCGTCCAGCACCGGATCGTTGAAGACGGTCCACCAGGGGCTGGCCTCTGCCTGTCCGGGGGCGGCGGGGCGCCAGCCGTCGTCGCGCGGGGCGGGAGGAGCTGCGAAGACCACGGGGGTAATGCCGGCCTCCTTGTAGGTCGGCGGCACGGCGGCGGACGGCCGCTCGTAATCCGGTCCGACCGCGCAGGCCGACAACAGCGTGAGGGCGCTGAGCGCCGTGCCCAGGAGACGGGCGCGCCGCCCGATGATCGTGGTCATGTCAGGTCCATCCGCACGTCAACTTCCCTCTCCCCAGAGGGGAGAGGGTTATTATCGACAAAAGCGTCCATCATGCCGCGACACCCGCCTCGGGGCGCCGCCAGCGCCGCCGGCACCACAGCCGGAAGCGGTCGAGGTACAGGTAGGTGACCGGCGTCGTGTAGAGGGTCAGCATCTGGCTGACGACCAGACCGCCGACGATGGCGATGCCCAATGGCTGGCGCAGCTCCGCCCCGTCGCCCGAGCCGAGCGCCAGCGGCAGGGCGCCCAGCAGGGCCGCGACCGTGGTCATCATGATCGGGCGGAAGCGCAGCAGGCAGGCGCGATGGATCGCGGTGCGCGGGTCCAACCCCTCGCTCCGCTCCGCCTCCAGCGCCACGTCGATCATCATGATCGCGTTCTTCTTGACGATGCCGATCAGCAGGATCACCCCGATCAGCGCGATGATGCTCAGCTCCTTGTCCAGCGCCATCAGCGCGACCAGCGCCCCCACCCCGGCGGAAGGCAGGGTGGACAGGATGGTCAGCGGGTGGATGTAACTCTCGTAGAGCACGCCCAGCACGATGTAGACGGCCAGCAGTGCCGCCAGGATCAGCACCGGCTGATCGCCGATCGACTGCTGGAACACCCGCGCGGTGCCCTGGAAGCTGCCCTGGATGGTGGTCGGCACGCCGATCCGGTCCATGGTGTGGCGGATGACGGCCAGCCCCTCGCCCAGCGAGATTCCGGGGGCGAGGTTGAAGGAGAGGGTGGTGGCGACGAACGGCCCCTGGTGGTTCACCGACAGCGGCGTGTTCTCCAGCGCGACGCGGGCGATCGCCGAGAGCGGGACCATCGTCTCCACCCCCGTGCTGAGCGCCGACCCGGTGGAGGCGGCGGTGCGGCCGGTGGTGGCGATCTGGTTGATGCGCTGGTTGCGCGCGGCCTCGGTATCGGCCGTGGCGGCGCCGGCGATGGCGCTCGTCGCCTGCGTCCCGCTGACCGCCCCGCCGGATTTGCTGATGAGGATGTCCTTCATCATCTCCGGGTCCTCGCGGTACTGGGGGGCGACCTCCATGATCACGCGGTACTGGTTCAGCGGGTTGTAGATGGTCGAGGCGGAGCGCTGGCCGAAGGCGTCGTAGAGCGTGTTGTTGATCTGGTTGAAGGACAGGCCCAGCCGCGCCGCGGCGTCGCGGTCCACCGTCACCTCCAGCGCCAGCCCGCGCTGCTGCTGGTCGGAGTTCACCTCCGTCAGCTCCGGCACCTGCTGGAGCGCCTGGGTCAGGCGGGGCGCCCAGGTCTGCAACTCGTCCAGCGTGTCGCCCTGGAGCGTGAA
Proteins encoded in this window:
- a CDS encoding FAD-dependent oxidoreductase; this encodes MILDARSVSSGTNLDADLCIVGAGAAGLAIARALAGSRWKIVLLESGGLDPDGHTQSLYAGENLGLPYERLSTARSRYFGGSTNCWGGFCRPFEPIDMEARPWVPNSGWPFGPEMLAPYYARAHSHLNLPSRIYDNGHWEKTLAPDGIEFLPVEGGALENRIAQISDQPRVGVTSVDEIVQAANIACYLNANVTEFETNDTATVVERVRCAALSGARFTVTARQFVLCCGGIENARLLLLSNRVQSAGLGNGHDLVGRYFTDHPRIKAGSVRLTDQARHRRLYDMTLTLSRRRLNAKHLPVSASLSPTVETQRRLGLMNSRSYLVAQYHGEATAGVRALHDLRMLMSDRRKFGHAEGDLRALLREAVPQIALHLPNLAYAMFDNVVNPAWVTRSFLLETIVEPVPNPDSRVTLATERDALGLNRADTVWRLTEQDRDNFLRTNELVRTELTRNGLITVTEPDPQEAAERAWAERISWCWHHMGTTRMHDDPKQGVVDARCKVHGMHNLYIGGSSVFPSMGCDHPTINLVALAFRLAEEVSAQLQHDRAVTLEGQQAA
- a CDS encoding efflux transporter outer membrane subunit yields the protein MTTIIGRRARLLGTALSALTLLSACAVGPDYERPSAAVPPTYKEAGITPVVFAAPPAPRDDGWRPAAPGQAEASPWWTVFNDPVLDGLMRRVEVDNQSLKAAEAAYRQAKALSDQARSGFFPVLSISGGADRAGRVGSGNRSTSGASSGTAASRGGTPVTTYDAGLGASWAPDLWGRIRRSVESNDANLQASAADLAAARLSAQAQLATAYVQFRVADERKALLERAIAAYRQSLEIARNRHAVGTATLADVFTAETQVRSTESQLVALGVQRAQFEHAIAVLVGQAPAAFALAPAPLAAAVPAIPPGVPSALLERRPDIAAAERQMAQANAQIGIAESAWYPDVVLSGSLTNSATILPQLLQAPTAIWAVGAQVAQTLFDGGTRTAEVELRRAVFEQSVAQYRQTVLTAFQEVEDQLAAQRILAQQAAVQDDAVRLAREAERLTLNQYRAGTLPYSSVLTAQTAALSDEESALAVRQSRLLAAVSLLQALGGTPPDF